The genome window AAATTCGTCTTAAACCGCAGTAAATTTACATTAATATGCCTGCATGTAAGTCCTATACTATTGTTACTTCTAAACTACGTTTTAATACACCGTGTTCGAGTCTTCGTTTCAACTTTCCTTAAAAGGGTATTAATTCCTGCGAAACATAGACAAACTTCGTCAACAACCGTTAAAATGAGACACAATGTTAACATGCTTTTATTTTCTAGAAATTGGAGGCTTATACCATGCAATGTCCAGTATGTAACCACGAAAATGGAGATGCCCAGTTTTGCGAGAGGTGCGGATCTAATCTAACGCAAACTAACTCTTCACCCTCTCTTGTAAAGAACCCGGAATCTGCTGCTGCTTCAGAACCTGAATATACTCGCTGGTCCAGTACGCAGAACACATCTTCCGAGACACCCGTTCGACCGAACACAACATCCGTCTCTACTCAGAAACAACAGACAACAGAATCAACAGGCACCAATGATCATGCTTCTGCAGGAGACAACAGCTCCAATCAGTGGAATAATATCGTGCAGAATGAGAAAGTTCAGCAAGCCAAAGAAGTAAGCAAACAGTATCTATCCTATTTCCTCAGTGTATTAGCTCGTCCTTATCAGACGATGAAAACCGTTGGCGACCAGCATTCACTAAACGGATGGCTAACGATGGCGCTGATTGCAGTCCTATCTTCTACATACTTCTTAATTACCTTTAGTCGCATAGGCATGGACGGCTTGTTCATTGGTGGATTTGTAAGGCCGCTATTGTTCACCGTCATTATCCTGATTGCCTCAATTGCACTGATGTACGCTATTCTGAAAATTGAAAAAATAACCTTCCGTCCCAAAACATTGGTTGCCCAGTTCGGTACATTGCTTGTTCCTGCTGTCGTATCCCTTGTTCTGGCGAATCTGTTTATTATCATCTCGTATTCCATCGCGATCGCCTTGCTTGTGATCTCGTACATCATCATATTTGTCGCTCTGAACTCGGTGCTATTCCACTATCCACTGAATCGTACCAAAGCGGCCATCGACAGTATGTACAGCGTACTCATCGCCAATGTGGTCGTATTCTTTATTCTGTATCGATTGTTGGGTGAGGTTATTATGGGACTGATCGGATTGATGCTGTCGCCGTTTGGTCGTCTGTAAACATTATCCCCGTTATCCGTAAAATTGTATTGAGGCGCTCCCTGCTCACGTGGGGAGCGCCTTTTTTTGTTTTCCAAGGCAGCATTGCACTGTGCATGTATCATACACTATAATGTGTAGTGCAACAGGTATGTTCTTATTGACGTAATAAACCAATCCAGCAACTCCCCGTTACGTAATGAAAGGATTCATCGTTGTTATGAACACTACATTGTGTAGTGTTATATTCACTCATTTTACAAAGAAAGCAGAGGAACTCTCTATGGACATGACCAATATGAATCATATGCAAATGGAGCATGAGGCAGGTACATCCTACCTGTGGCTCATCGTTGGTGTAATTGTGTTACTGTTCTCCATCGCCGCCTATATCTGGGCATCACGCACACAGGGCAAAATCCTGGGCCACATGAAAAAGAAAGAACGGGCGGACATTCAGAAAAAAAGTCGATCCCTTCGGCTGTCTGCACATGTAATGATGGCTGTGTCGATTATTACGTTTGGCCTGTTCTTCATGCAAGGAGCAGGTAAAACATATAATGTAGCCGATCTGGAATCCAACGCGACAATCGACGTGACAGACGATAAATATTATGGGGCTGACCATACGGAGGACCCTATCCAGTATGAGATGACAATTCCAACATCCGGGCCGCATAATCCGCATGATATCAAGTTTGGATTTTACACCGACTTCCCGGGCTATAATTACCTGGTACACAATCTGGAACACGGGGATATCATCATCTATTATCGTGAGAACGCAAGCGAGGATTTGAAGGAACATCTGAAATACCTCGCTAAATTCCGCGAAGCCGGAGCAGGTATTCTGGCTGTACCCAACAAGGATATTCCCGAAGGCAGTGAAGTCGTGGTGACCGCATGGACCAAAACGATGAAACTCGACCAATTCGACGATGCCAAAGTGGGTACTTTTATCAATAAATATATTAATCAGGGACCGGAAAAAATTCCTGCCTCTGTTCGCCAGGGCGGCGGAACAATGTAATGGCGTAATCACTTAGTCATGTGAAGGCATCAAGTCGTAACCATGAAGCTTGTACCAATAATGTACATGGTCAATATAATATTAAAACGTAATTAGCTCCCGGATCAAAATTGACTTGGGGGCTAATTCTTTATCGCCCGGATGCCGATATTTCAAGTAGAAAACTGTATATTTGATATACAATACATACGAACCAAAGAAGCGACAAACACCATCTAAAGAGACAAAGAGACGATTCATCCAACAGATCAAGGGGGAACACTTTTACCAATGAACAGTTTGTTTATGAGGATCTTTTTATTTTTTTCCTGTCTGATGCTGGCCGCGGGTGCGGTTCTTGGCATTACCATGTATCGTTCATCGGCTCAACTGGTCGAACAATCCATGGGGATGCAGGCACAGGCTGTGGCTGAAAGGGCAGCTGCATTAATTGATACTTCTCTGTATGCACCACTCAGTACCGGACAGAACAAGACAGCGTATTATGGCACATTGCGTGAGCAGCTCAGTCAACTGCGCGAGGCCAATGGGCTCAAGTATCTGTATACACTGGGTACACGCGAAGAAAATGGAACTAATACATATTTCTATGTTGTAGATGGGGCCGCTGCCGATGTGGCAGAGGACGACTTCTCCCCTTACGGTTCCGCAGAAGAGACCCCTTACGCGGGTATGTTACAGGCTTTTGAGCAGAATGAACCTATTCGAGGCGAGCTCACCCAGGATGACTATGGAGCTACCATTACAGCGTATGTGCCCATCCATGGGGCTGACGGAAAAGTGTTGGGGTTAGTCGGTGCGGATCTGGATTCCACTGCGGTCTATGAACTGATGTCTCGCAACCGTATGACCATGATCTGGACAGCGCTCGTTATTGTGCTGCTCAGTGTCTTGTTGGTGTATGGATTCGCACACTACTTGACCCGCCCGTTGGTGAAGCTGAAGAAGTTGATTACCGAAGTGGGAAAAGGCGACCTGACCGTCAATGTCGAACTTGGACGAAAGGATGAAGTCGGACAACTGGCTTCCGAATTCAAACATCTGGTCACAGGTACCCGTGATGTTATGACGGGCATCCGTCAAAGTTCCGATTCTCTGCTGCAAGCCGCAGAGGGTGTATCGAAACACTCGCAGGCTACTGCCGAAGCGAGTCAGCGTATTGCCGAGCATACTCATCATACAGCCAGTGGAGCTGCCGAACAGGTGGCACGAGCAGGCGAAGTCACCGTTGCCATGGAAGAGATCACGCGCAGCATGCAGCATATTGCGAACTCTTCTTCTATGGTCGCGGATGTCTCACAGGAGACGACCAATAATGCGGTGCAAGGTCAAGCCAACATCAATACGGCAATAGACAGCATGGACAAAATTCATCAAGCGAATGTGCAGATGGTGGCCTCCACCTCTCAGCTAGAGCAGTACTCTGATAAAATTGAGTCGGTTGCACATCTAATGAAGGGTATCGCTTCACAGACCAATCTGCTCGCCCTTAATGCGAGTATTGAAGCGGCTCGTGCAGGAGAGTATGGCAGCGGGTTTGCAGTGGTTGCCTCAGAGGTTCGCAAGCTTGCGGGGGAATCAGAGCAATCGTCCCAGCATGTCACCGAACTGATCGCCGAAATGACACGTCAGACTTCCCTGTTGTCAGAACATATGTCAGCAAGCACATCTGCCGTACAGTCCGGTCTCGCTGTTGTACAGGAAGCAGGTCGTTCGTTCACATCCATTCATACCGGAATTGAGACGATGAATGAACGTCTGCACGAAGTATCCGCAGCATCCGAGCAGCTGTCTGCCAGCGCAGAGGAAGTGTCCGCTTCCGTGGAGGATATGGAGCATATCTCGCGCGAATCCTCTTCCAGTATCCAACAGGTGTCACACGCTACCGGAAGCCAGCTGCAATCCATGGATGAGATGAGTGCATCCGCTGAATCCCTCCGGGTACTTTCCAGTGAACTGAACGGGCTAATTAGTCGATTTAAAATATAGCGGTAGATTGTTAGATATAGTCCACAGCAAAAAAGCCGCACGGCAGGGACGGGATTATGGGGTCAACCCCATTTCCAGACACTGCCTGCGGCTTTGTTTTTGTTGTACCTTTAAGGATGGCGAGCCCTAAGGCTGCCTGAATTAGTAGCGCTGCGGAGCAGCTTTTTTACCCAAATCCGTCATGTACGTAAAGAACGCTTCCGGATCGGTATCATACACCAGCTGTACTGGGCGTCCGTCTGCTTGCTCCACTGTGCGGCCTTGGCTAGGACCATCCGGAATAACAATACAGTTGACCGTTTTCTTCTTCACGATGTCCTCGCGTCCAACGGAAGCCGTTGTCAGCACATCCCACAGATAATATGTGGAATTTGTCTCACTGTACACCAGTGGCGGACAACCTGCGTAACAGTTCCCCAGGAAATCTACACCTTCGAAGCGACGCTCTGCTGCCCAACGGTTACGAACGGCTGGAGTCAGAGGTACTTTGTTGGTGCTTTCGAGTGCAACCAGATCGATCTGGATGCCGCTCTGCCATACACGGTAAGCCGCTTCCGGGTCCCAGAATACGTTCCATTCCGCTGTGCCGTCATGCTCGGGCTCTTCTACGTTACCACGCTCGAATGTGCCGCCCATCCATACGAGCTTGTCGATTTTCTCTTCAATGTCTGGTGCTTCGTCCAGTGCACGCGCAAGGTCTGTCAGTGGTCCTGTGAACAGGAGCAATGTTTTGCCTTCGGTGTTACGCACTTTCTCGATCAGATGCTGGTGTGCAGGAATAGCAGAGAGTGGTGCTTCCATTTTGCCGGACTCGTTCAGTACAGGAAGTGCATCTACATAGAAGGAATGCAGTCTCCACGCCGCAGGAAATGGATTTTTTCCTCTGGAGTTGGATTTGGATACCTCTACGGAATATGTACCGAAACGATCGATAATTTTACGGCTGGCATCTGTTGCTGGCTCCAGATATCCGTCTGCCGGAATAACCGATACACCGGTTACATGTACATTGTCCATTTGCAGAAGCATGAACAGCGATACGAGGTCATCCACGCCGCCGTCATGGTTAAAATACACATTAAGTTGGTTCGTCATGCTTGCTTTCATCCTTCCCCTGGTTGTCCCATTGATGTTGATTCATCCGTCTGCCCTAAGCCGACGCTTCCTCTATTATGTCCCATAACCCTTGTCTACGTAAACCTTCCCTACGCAAAGAAAACAAGGATCACGCCTCATCCTGCGGATATTTTACAGTTCTACCATTCCATCTCAGGAGCAGACCCGTTCAACTCAATTCTGTGCCATTGTTATGCAAAAAGAAATGGACAGCAGGCTTGAGGCCCCGCCGTCCATACTACCCATCCATGCATTACACGGACTGGTTCTGTTTCTCTTCATTCTTCTCGGCAATCGGTACATACTTGCCTGGCCAGAAGGCCCATTTGCCCAGCAATGTGGTGATTGCCGGAACCATGAACGGACGTACTAGGAATGTATCCAACAACACACCAACAGCCGTTATAATACCAAACTGTACCAACACCTGAATTGGCAATGTAGCAAGTACCGCAAACGTTCCTGCCAAGATCAGACCTGCAGATGTAATAACCGAACTTGTCTCGCCAACACCTTCTCTGATAGCTTGACGAAGCGGCATCGTTTTGCGTTTCTGCCAGATGCTGGAGATCATGAAGATGTTGTAGTCTTCACCCAATGCCACCAGGAATACGAAGGAATACAGCGGAATCGCGCCTTGGATAGCATCTGCGCCAAGGCCATAGTGAATGATGATCCAACCCAGACCCAGTGCAGAGAAATACGACAGAACAACCGTTGCAATCAGATACGCCGTAGCTACAACAGAACGCAAGTATAATAGCAGCAATAGTGTAATCATGCCGATGACCACCGGAATAATGATCTTGGCATCCCGTTCTCCAGCCACTTCAATGTCATACTGCTCTGCTGTCTGACCATCAATCCAGACCTGACTGTCCGCATTGGTTACACCGGCATCTTGAAGCGCCTGTTCCGC of Paenibacillus sp. FSL R5-0517 contains these proteins:
- a CDS encoding zinc ribbon domain-containing protein produces the protein MQCPVCNHENGDAQFCERCGSNLTQTNSSPSLVKNPESAAASEPEYTRWSSTQNTSSETPVRPNTTSVSTQKQQTTESTGTNDHASAGDNSSNQWNNIVQNEKVQQAKEVSKQYLSYFLSVLARPYQTMKTVGDQHSLNGWLTMALIAVLSSTYFLITFSRIGMDGLFIGGFVRPLLFTVIILIASIALMYAILKIEKITFRPKTLVAQFGTLLVPAVVSLVLANLFIIISYSIAIALLVISYIIIFVALNSVLFHYPLNRTKAAIDSMYSVLIANVVVFFILYRLLGEVIMGLIGLMLSPFGRL
- a CDS encoding DUF3105 domain-containing protein, with the translated sequence MDMTNMNHMQMEHEAGTSYLWLIVGVIVLLFSIAAYIWASRTQGKILGHMKKKERADIQKKSRSLRLSAHVMMAVSIITFGLFFMQGAGKTYNVADLESNATIDVTDDKYYGADHTEDPIQYEMTIPTSGPHNPHDIKFGFYTDFPGYNYLVHNLEHGDIIIYYRENASEDLKEHLKYLAKFREAGAGILAVPNKDIPEGSEVVVTAWTKTMKLDQFDDAKVGTFINKYINQGPEKIPASVRQGGGTM
- a CDS encoding methyl-accepting chemotaxis protein, which produces MNSLFMRIFLFFSCLMLAAGAVLGITMYRSSAQLVEQSMGMQAQAVAERAAALIDTSLYAPLSTGQNKTAYYGTLREQLSQLREANGLKYLYTLGTREENGTNTYFYVVDGAAADVAEDDFSPYGSAEETPYAGMLQAFEQNEPIRGELTQDDYGATITAYVPIHGADGKVLGLVGADLDSTAVYELMSRNRMTMIWTALVIVLLSVLLVYGFAHYLTRPLVKLKKLITEVGKGDLTVNVELGRKDEVGQLASEFKHLVTGTRDVMTGIRQSSDSLLQAAEGVSKHSQATAEASQRIAEHTHHTASGAAEQVARAGEVTVAMEEITRSMQHIANSSSMVADVSQETTNNAVQGQANINTAIDSMDKIHQANVQMVASTSQLEQYSDKIESVAHLMKGIASQTNLLALNASIEAARAGEYGSGFAVVASEVRKLAGESEQSSQHVTELIAEMTRQTSLLSEHMSASTSAVQSGLAVVQEAGRSFTSIHTGIETMNERLHEVSAASEQLSASAEEVSASVEDMEHISRESSSSIQQVSHATGSQLQSMDEMSASAESLRVLSSELNGLISRFKI
- a CDS encoding nucleoside hydrolase, with the translated sequence MTNQLNVYFNHDGGVDDLVSLFMLLQMDNVHVTGVSVIPADGYLEPATDASRKIIDRFGTYSVEVSKSNSRGKNPFPAAWRLHSFYVDALPVLNESGKMEAPLSAIPAHQHLIEKVRNTEGKTLLLFTGPLTDLARALDEAPDIEEKIDKLVWMGGTFERGNVEEPEHDGTAEWNVFWDPEAAYRVWQSGIQIDLVALESTNKVPLTPAVRNRWAAERRFEGVDFLGNCYAGCPPLVYSETNSTYYLWDVLTTASVGREDIVKKKTVNCIVIPDGPSQGRTVEQADGRPVQLVYDTDPEAFFTYMTDLGKKAAPQRY